The Peromyscus eremicus chromosome 2, PerEre_H2_v1, whole genome shotgun sequence genome includes the window ctcaagccatttatacatacataaacacaaattcTTGTtgagttacttttcttctctgtaaaAGTGCTATTAAAACCCAAAGCTAATAACTTCATTATTTCCCTAAGCAATTGTTTTCAATGACATCTAGGTTTTTAAACATTAATGCAATTTGCCTTTTaatagtatttaatttttttaaaccagaaTTGGCTCCAACAATAATagttaaatgctttaaaaaaaattaaaggtaataATATACTCATTACCCCTGTGTTAGCTGGCTTAAATTAGTTTTCTATCTAACCCTGTATTTGGCTGACAGGCTACTTCTAAGTTTTAATCAAAGTGCAAGGCCACAATAAGAAACATATGCTGCATTCCCAAGTAATTAGCTTGCAATAGAGACACTGTAAACTTAATGTTTGGATGACTCAACCAGACCCAAAATACAAATTTTAGAACCAGAAGCATCTATGTCATCGCTGTAACATttataatttttagatttttacatTCAAAGGCAACAGTAGTTTTGTAAATCATAACCTTAATTCctgccttcccagaattcccagtGAATGCAGCAGAGTCCTGACCTTTTGCCTCTATGCAGTGTTCAAGTCTTTGTGCACACAATTACTGTCTATACTGTCTACAGCTTCCCTCAACTTAGTTTTTTAGCAAAACCTAAGAATCTGTGAAATCTTACTGATCTTGAGAACGAGCTAAGCAACTATAAACAAGGACATAACAAGTCTTTAAACTATTTAGAACCTCACTTGCCTAAACAGAGAGGATGCCTGCCTATCAATTCATGGGATAAAACTGTGGGTTGACACTAAATGTAGCCTTGTTTCTGCTCTTTCCTCAGTTTGTGGACTGTCTACACTCACTACAAGAGGCCGCATAATTGGAGGGCAGTTCGCAAAGCCTGGTGACTTTCCTTGGCAAGTCTTATTACTGGGCGAAACTATAGCAGCAGGTGCTCTTTTACATGACAACTGGGTCCTAACAGCTGCTCATGCTGTGTATGGAGTAACAGAGGCAGCATCCTCCCTGGACATTCGCATGGGTATCCTCAAAAGGCTCTCACCTAATTACACCCAAGCCTGGCCTGAGGCTATCTTTATACACGAAGGTTATACTCACAGTGCTGGTTTTGACAATGATATAGCACTGATTAAACTCAAGAACAAAGTCACAATCAATAGGAGCATCATGCCCATTTGTCTGCCAAGAAAAGCAGCTGCATCCTTAATGAGGACAGGTGACACTGGAACTGTGGCTGGCTGGGGGTTAACCCAAAAGGGGTTTCTTGCTAGAAACCTGATGTCTGTGGACATACCAATTGTTGACCATCAAAAATGTACTTCTGCCTATGAAAAGATCTACCCAGGAGAAAGAGTAACTGGTAACATGCTCTGTGCAGGCTTAGAAACTGGTGGCAAGGACAGCTGCAGAGGTGACAGTGGAGGGGCATTAGTGTTTCTAGATAATGAAACACAGCAATGGTTTGTGGGAGGAATAGTTTCCTGGGGTTCCATTAATTGTGGGGAGGCACAACAGTATGGCATCTACACAAAAGTCATAAACTACATTACCTGGATCGAGAACATAGTGAGTAATTTTTAACTTGCATGCCTCCAATTAGTAAATTATTTCTCACTTTTACAAGTACCTGGAAAAGCTCTTAGCAGTAAGAGAACCCAAGAAGCATCAATGGCCCACCCCAAACCAGATCAAACTTATAGGCACTAGCCAATGTCAACTTTGTTGAGTCTAGTAGGTGTTCAATACAATAGCATTTTCTTTGCCAACCCCAGACACAAACTCACTATGTCAAGTTGCATTGATTTTCTACAATCTACTTAATATTTCATACTTGCTGTTAATTTTTCTAGTATGTTAAGACTTAGTCTTAATGACCTCTCAAAGTGCAGAGTATCTGATCACTTCTCTTTTCAAAGGTAAACTAAAAGCTGGTATGCAATTTCCCTATTAAAATCACTACCATAAAACaatgggagtttttttttttttttgggggggggaatccATTTCcagaatactgggattataggcagtcTACCATATTTCATCAAATTATTGAATAAAAATAACATGGAATAGTATTTTACCCCCTCAAAAGAGTGATTTAACAATGTTTCAAAAGCCTAACTAAAAAACTCTCCTTTTCCAGAGTCTCATGTtctaggctggtcttaaacttgtaATGTAGCAGTAAATTCAACCTTTCTTTTGCTGCTACCAGCTAAATGCTTAGGTGGATGTGCCACACCCCACTTTATCTGGTGTTGGCTggcaatcaaactcaggcctttgGGCATGTTAACTAGGTAAGCCAACTAAGATATTCTGAACTCCTCACGCCTACCTTTTGAGACAGCCtgccccaggctgacctcaaatttactattttgcctcagcctcccaagtgctgggtattaaatgtgtgccactatacttggaccattttttttaagtgagcatGACTTGAGACAAGTAAGCCAAACAGATCACAGGTGGCACAACAGTATAAAACAGAACTGTATTCAGTAGACTTTTTCATATGTAACAGAAACAGCAGTAATTCACCCTAAGTAACTGCTTTTCTCCTAAGACGCTACCTTAATCTTAAAATGTGGCATTTGATTGTACTTGGCTCTTCCAACAAGTTTttaacagggtttcactatggaGCAGCAGCTGACCTGCAACTCAGATGTGCATGCCccaacttctgggattaaaggcatatgccaccacacccagctggagaCTCACATTTCTAAAGGATGAAAATGCTGTACTGCATCTTCCCATGTAAGTCACTTTCTAGCATTTTTGTCATGAAACAGCCATGTTTTTTTCCAGTAAGACTCCAGACACTAAACTGTTGGTGGCAAGAAAACTTTTTATTTAACTGTGGTTCAAGGATTGTTTTTAAGAATGAATGCATTTTGATGACCAAATAGACTTTCAAAAACCAAATCTTTGCCAAGTAGTTTATTTCTGAAACTTCATTTAGGGCAAATAACTATCTACAGCTACGTCATACCATAAACATGTTAAAAGGCTACTCAACATTGAAAGCCTTCTATGACCAGTAACTCTTTAACAAGTGCAAACAAGGGATCAAAACCATGCTATCGACAAGTAACTTACCCCAGGACTCCTGGACGGCTTGCCAGTTTAGTCTTTGGAGGTCCCCGAAAACCATTTTAATGTTACCATGTTACTGCTGCTGAGTAATAGTGCAAGTGCTAAAATGCAAAATTCAGATGTACAGGGTTTGGAAATCATGCagagaaaaaaatttacaatAACTCAAGATCCCTTTACAGAGGGTACTGAATAATGAAACACTGTGTGCATAACAAGTCTCTAAaggatataaaattttaaaacacgcAACTTGCAAAATGACAAACCTATTTATCATAATCTATTTAGGTAAGGGCATTAGGGAAActatcaacaaaaaaaaaaaaaaaaaaaaaaaggtcacatcTTTCCAGTTAGAAAAGGAGCTCCCCAGTTCTCAGTAGTTACAGGAAAAGTACAATAAACAAGGTATTATTATTGCTTTTACATTCTTAACAATGCATTGTGAGAGCCTAATCTGATTTTGTGAGCGTATCTGTTCGTCACTATATGGCCCCCACACCCCAGAGGATAAGAGCCCACCTCACTTAAGACTGCCGGAGATAGACAACCCACCCTATTAGTTCTTAAAGCTATCAGGCTTCTTAATGAATTTCAGGCACACGGTTTCTTGGTTTCTTCTACTTCATCCCTATTGCAATTAATTCCACTTTTCAAATCCCCAAACGAAAGATGCTTATCATTCCTTCTTTTCCATTGATAATGCTCTGCTACAAAGCATTTGAAAATAACCGTTTTGCACCCGCTCCCAAATAGTTTTAGAAGGCATGACTTCCCAATGGAGGTTTATACAGCCAGGTCAATAGAAATCACTCAAATGCACGGAGGCACTCAGAACAAGCTGAAGGGTAACTGCTTACCATTTTAGGTTCTGTCACCCAGACTTATGAaactagattaaaaacaaaacaacccatggAAAAACTTTCACTTTGGATAATGCAAGAACAAATAGCAATTAAGTCTGGGTATCAGGTGTCAATGCATGACAGGTGATGAATCCATTTGACTTGAGACAACTTTTCAAATAAGTTTATTTGAAGCAAAATAAACTACTGCCAAGAAACTTTATGAAAGTTCCATCTCAAAAGGGTCAAAAAGGGGAATTAACTGCTATGAATTCTTTGCATTCAGGGCTGCAAAACAAAGACACATATTATTTAAAtcagttttatttaagaatttccaacaatgacaactcttataaaaaagcATCCAAGCACAGGACACAGAACTGCAGCAAACAGCATTCTTATGAGTAGCTAACAGACATGAGAACTTCCACCCTTCTTTGAGACACCTGAGCTCACTGGTGAACTCCGCTTCCAAGTTCTCCTGCAAAGCACACCACAAGCTCAGTCCATGTTCGCAGCCCATCAGCTTCAGTTCACGTGCCCACACTTCCAGATCAGTAACAGAGGAGAACACACACCATACAGCATTCACAGCAGTtgacagagggggagggaagtACAAGTATTTCACTTAACACATTCAACTAAAGTGGGTTTTCTAAGAACAAAACTCAAAGTCTTCCAACAGATGTGGATGTCCTTTGATGCAAAAACATTCGTACGTTATTTGCTATCATTGCTCTCTGCACACTCTCTCACCAAAGCCACAGGATTGAGTGACACATCTCTCCAAGttaaaaaatatccattttgCACCACCAAGTCTCTGCACGCGCTCTCTCCTTTCCTCGCTCATACTAGCCTTTCATGCCTCGGCACCACCATCAATCCCACACAAGGTTTCAAAAGTTCAAACAGCCTTCTGGTTCCATATCACAGCCTTGCGTTCATAGCGTTGATACGACTCCATGAAATAAAGAGTAGCGGATAAAAATGGAACACCCACCGTCAAAGACGCAGCCTGTGCAGCGTGATGACGAATTCTTGGATGAGAAAGCATGTAGACAGAAGTATTCCTATGGCAGAATATTTACAGCACTACTTTcaatgaagtgcttcttccataAACATTTGAAATGAGATGAACTGCAGAGATTAAATGAAGGCTTCATATTGTACTTTCGTATATGAAGGAAGACaagtgttaaaaacaaaaccaaaagaaccaAACACCATGACATCATGATCTCCCAAATGGAGATTTTCCTAAGGAAAAAATTCATAGGGTGGGAttcaaattaaaatgagaaaagaatgtaGTTCTAACCAATGGTTTCTACTCTGAACATGCAAAGAATCCATTTAACAAGTCCAATGATAGATTattacagagaaaccttctgagaTCAACTGTAGTGTTGGTTTACCAATTAGGCAAACAGCAGTTCACTTTCACCCACTCAGTATTTTAACCCTTTATATAACAAAACTTATAAAATTCATTtagcttttcctctttttctaaagaaaaatgtcaaaaatacTGCTGAATATACTCCACACTGAACAAACCAATCTGAAAATTTTTAGTACATATGTATTTTACAATATACTTACCATGAGTTTAGAAAAATTTGAATCCCACCATTctatacctacctacctatcaaccaaccaacctaccACCAACCCCCACTGCCTACATTCCCCAGCCAGAGGATTTAGAATCCATGCTTGAGCCAAAGCCGCCATTAAAACCACTGCCTGACCCTGCATTTGATGCTGACCCCCAACCAAGAGGGGCACCAGAGTTAGAACCACTGTAGGAATTATTTCCAGAACCAAAAGCCTGATTTGGCTCCCTCTGCATGCTGCCCTGGCTTTGGTTATTACCAGATGGACCTGACTGGTTCTGCTGGCTGGCTAACATGCCCATCATACCCCAACTGCTCTGCAATGCTGCCTGGGCAGCAGCCATCATTGCTGGATTAATGCTAAAAGCCCCAAAGTTCATTCCTCCACCCATATTACCACCCTGGTTATTTCCCAAGCCAGCTCCACCCCCTCTACTGTTACCAAACCCACCCTGATTCCCAAAGCCACCTGGATTACCACCAAATCTTCCACTTCTTTCTAACTGTCTATTGCTATTATGCTTAGGTTCAGCATTGGATATATGCACGCTGATTCCTTTAATGATCAAATCCTCTCCACAAAGAGACTGGGCAACCTATAAGAAACAAGGGATGTAAATGGTGATTAAACCACCAACTCACACaccaaaacagcaacaaaccCAAATCTTAGTATAACCCATCTaagcaggaagaaaaacaagcaatTAATGCTAATTTCACTTTGGTAATGTTAACATCAACATTTGTAACTAATAGGTATGTAATAGCCCCAAAGTCCACATAATGAGAAACATCAGAAGGGCACCTTACAACTATCTAAACCCAAACACTCTATCCCAAAGGGTGGCAATCAATCAGTTGGAACAAACCACTCATCATTTTTAGTGGTGGAGACTGAGCTCAGCACCTGGAGTACTATGCTGGGCACATACAGTAGCCCCGAACCAGATACATTCCCAGCCCTGGaacaaattaagaagaaaaatacctTATCATCTGCAAAGGTAACAAAGGCAAAAGCCCTGAATGGTTTGGGAATGAAGACATCTACCACTTCTCCATACTGACAAAAGAACTGTTGAAGCTCTTCAGCAGTCATGTCCTCTGTACAACGCCCAACAAACACCTTTCTGCTTCTCAAAGGTTCATCTGGGCTTTGCTGTTCAAAAGAAAGGGATAgcagaaaataacaaataaatatacacTTTGTCTTTTCCCCCTcgagtgtttttctttctttctttctttctttttttttttttttggagacaaggtctcactgtgtatccctgactggcctgtgcctctgggtgctgggattaaaggtgtgccaagACTTGTGGCCC containing:
- the Tardbp gene encoding TAR DNA-binding protein 43 isoform X1; translation: MSEYIRVTEDENDEPIEIPSEDDGTVLLSTVTAQFPGACGLRYRNPVSQCMRGVRLVEGILHAPDAGWGNLVYVVNYPKDNKRKMDETDASSAVKVKRAVQKTSDLIVLGLPWKTTEQDLKDYFSTFGEVLMVQVKKDLKTGHSKGFGFVRFTEYDTQVKVMSQRHMIDGRWCDCKLPNSKQSPDEPLRSRKVFVGRCTEDMTAEELQQFFCQYGEVVDVFIPKPFRAFAFVTFADDKVAQSLCGEDLIIKGISVHISNAEPKHNSNRQLERSGRFGGNPGGFGNQGGFGNSRGGGAGLGNNQGGNMGGGMNFGAFSINPAMMAAAQAALQSSWGMMGMLASQQNQSGPSGNNQSQGSMQREPNQAFGSGNNSYSGSNSGAPLGWGSASNAGSGSGFNGGFGSSMDSKSSGWGM